A window of Cellulosimicrobium protaetiae genomic DNA:
GGCGGACGGCCTGCGTCCGGTTGCTACGGAACACCGTCGTGCGAACCATCGGCGAGCCTCCTCGGTCGTATATCCCAGAAGTATATACCCACCCCTCACGCGCCCCCTCGGTCCCGGGATACGGTGAGACGGTGACACTCGTCGAGCAGGACGGCCGTTCGGACGGTGACCCGTCGCGCGGTGACGCGATCGTCGACTGGTCCGCCGCCGCGCAGATCGCGGGTCGGCTCGCGCGTCCCGGCCCGCAGGCGTCGCGCGACGAGCTCGCCGACCTGGTCGAAGGGCTGCGCACGGCTGCCGAGGCCGCCGTGCCGCACGTGCTCGACGTGACGCGCATGACCCCCGCGGGCGGGCCGTCGAACGGGCCGACGACCGGGCTCGGCACCGTGTACGTCGTGGACCGCGCGCGCTGGGCGCGTGCCAACACCGAGATCATGGCGTCGCTCACCGACGGCGTGACCGACGCCCTCGTCGGCGAGCAAGGGCGCGTCCCGCAGGCGACGGCGCTCGTCGGGGCCGCCCAGGTCGGGTCGGTCCTCGCGGTCCTGTCCAGCCGCGTCCTCGGGCAGTTCGACCCCTACAGCGGGCTCGGCGCGCCCTCGGGCGGGAGCCCCGGTTCGCCCGGTCGCCTGGTGCTCGTGGCGCCCAACGTCCTGCAGGTCGAGCGCGCGCTCGACCTGCGTCCCGCCGACTTCCGCCTCTGGGTCTGCCTGCACGAGCAGACGCACGCGCTGCAGTTCGCCGCCGCGCCCTGGCTCGCCGACCACCTGCGCGGGCGGGCGAGCGCGCTCCTCACCGAGCTCTCCGCGTCGTCGCGTCGGCTCGCCGAGGCGCGGCTGCGCGAGAAGCTCGCCACCGTGGGCCGCGCCGTCCTGCACGCCGTGCGCGGCGAGGACGGGACCTTCGTCGACGGTCTCCTCACGCCCGAGGAGCAGGACCGTCTCGCCGACGTCACGGCCGTCATGGCGCTGCTGGAGGGTCACGCCGACGTCGCGATGGATGCCGTCGGGCCGCGCACCGTCCGCACGGTGCGCAGCATCCGCCGCAAGTTCGAGGCGCGGCGCGACGGCGAGGGGCGCTCCGGGTTCGACGTCGTGCTCCGACGCGTGCTCGGCATGGACGCCAAGATCGCCCAGTACCGCGACGGCGCGGCCTTCGTCCGCGCGGTCGAGAAGGAGGTCGGGCGCGACGGCTTCAACGCCGTGTGGGCGTCGCCCGAGAACCTGCCGACCGCCCGTGAGATCGCCGACGCGCGCGCCTGGGTGCGCCGCGTCCACGGCTGATCCGGTGGGCGGGCCGGCACCCGTCGTCGCGGCCGCCCGCCGGGCCGTGCGCGGCGCGCTCGGGGACCTGGACCGCGGGGCCCTCGTGCTCGTCGCGTGCTCGGGCGGCGCGGACTCGACGGCGCTCGCGGCCGCCACGGCGTTCGCCGCGCCACGGCTCGGGCTCAGCGCGGGCGCCGTCGTCGTGGACCACGGCCTCCAGGAGGGCAGCGCCGGTGTCGCTGCGGACGCCGCGGAGCGCTGCCGCGGGCTCGGGCTCGACCCGGTGGAGGTGCGCCGCGTCGTCGTGCCGGCGTCCGGCGACGGTCCGGAGGCCGACGCGCGCGCGGCCCGGTACGCCGCGCTGGACGCCGCCGCGGCCGAGCGCGGCGCGGCCGCGGTCCTCCTCGGTCACACGCTCGACGACCAGGCGGAGACGGTGCTGCTCGGGCTCGCCCGCGGGGCGGGCGCACGATCCCTCGCGGGGATGGCGGACCGTCGCGGCGTCTACCGCCGTCCTTTCCTCGGGCTGCGGCGCACGCAGGCCGAGGCCGTCTGCCGGACGCTCGGGCTCGTGTGGTGGGACGACCCCACGAACGTCGTGCCGGCACCCGGCACAGGCCCGGGGGCGTCCCGCGGCGACACGGCACCACCGCTGCGCTCGCAGGTGCGCGGCCGTGTCGTGCCCGCGCTGGTCGACGTGCTCGGGCCGGGAGCGGTGCCGGCGCTCGCGCGCACGGCCGACCTCCTGCGCGACGACGCCGACCTGCTCGACGCGCTCGCTGCGGACCTCCTCGCGACGGCACTCGCGTCGGCACTCGTGGCGTCCCCGGACGACGGCGAGGGCGGCCCGGTCGGCGGGCCCGCGGCGTCGGGCGCCGAGAGCGTGGTGCTCGACACCGGTGTCCTCGCTGCCGCGCACCCGGCCCTGCGCCGTCGGACCCTGCGGTCCGCGGCGCTGCGCGCGGGCTGCCCGGCGAGCGACCTCTTCGCCGTGCACGTCGACGCGCTCGACGCGCTCGTCACCGCCTGGCGCGGGCAGGGACCCGCGCACCTGCCGGGCGACCTGAGGGCGTGGCGCGCGTGTGGCAGGCTTTCCCTGGGCGCGGGGACGACGCCCCCGCGCAGCCTCCCCCCACGAGCCCGCACCACCCCCACCACCCCCACAGCTCAGGAGTGACCCCCGTGGAAGCATCGGACGTCGCAGGCGACCTCGAGAACATCCTGCTCACCGAGGAGCAGCTCGGCGCGCGGCTCGACGAGATCGCGGCGCAGATCGACCGCGACTACGCGGGCAAGGACCTCCTGCTCGTCGGCGTCCTCAAGGGCGCCGTCATGGTCATGGCGGACCTCGCGCGCCGCCTGCACAGCCACGTCGAGATGGACTGGATGGCCGTCTCGTCGTACGGGTCGGGCACCAAGTCCTCGGGCGTCGTGCGGATCCTCAAGGACCTCGACGCCGACCTCACGGGCCGCAACGTGCTCATCGTCGAGGACATCATCGACTCCGGGCTCACGCTCTCGTGGCTCCTGTCGAACCTGCGCTCGCGCGGACCGGCGTCGGTCGAGATCGCGGCGATGCTGCGCAAGCCCGACGCCGCGAAGACCGACGTCGACGTGCGGTACGTCGGGTTCGACATCCCCAACGAGTTCGTCGTGGGCTACGGCCTCGACTACGCGGAGAAGTACCGCAACCTGCCGTTCGTCGGGACGCTCGCGCCGCACGTGTACTCGAGCTGAGCGGGGGAGCGGGGCGCCCCTCGCCGCGGTGGCGCGGCGGCGTCCCGCGTCCGGACGCCGCGGCGTCCGCGCCCAGGGGACGTGGGCCACGCCCTGGGCGAACAGGGGCGTGATCCCCAGCAGGCGTCAAGGTCCAGAGTGTAGTTTCGAGCCCGAACACTTGCGCGAGCGGAGGGATCCGGGGCGCACGCCCCGTCGCCGATGAACATCAAGAAGATTCTCAGTGGGCCGATCGT
This region includes:
- the tilS gene encoding tRNA lysidine(34) synthetase TilS, which produces MGGPAPVVAAARRAVRGALGDLDRGALVLVACSGGADSTALAAATAFAAPRLGLSAGAVVVDHGLQEGSAGVAADAAERCRGLGLDPVEVRRVVVPASGDGPEADARAARYAALDAAAAERGAAAVLLGHTLDDQAETVLLGLARGAGARSLAGMADRRGVYRRPFLGLRRTQAEAVCRTLGLVWWDDPTNVVPAPGTGPGASRGDTAPPLRSQVRGRVVPALVDVLGPGAVPALARTADLLRDDADLLDALAADLLATALASALVASPDDGEGGPVGGPAASGAESVVLDTGVLAAAHPALRRRTLRSAALRAGCPASDLFAVHVDALDALVTAWRGQGPAHLPGDLRAWRACGRLSLGAGTTPPRSLPPRARTTPTTPTAQE
- a CDS encoding zinc-dependent metalloprotease, whose amino-acid sequence is MTLVEQDGRSDGDPSRGDAIVDWSAAAQIAGRLARPGPQASRDELADLVEGLRTAAEAAVPHVLDVTRMTPAGGPSNGPTTGLGTVYVVDRARWARANTEIMASLTDGVTDALVGEQGRVPQATALVGAAQVGSVLAVLSSRVLGQFDPYSGLGAPSGGSPGSPGRLVLVAPNVLQVERALDLRPADFRLWVCLHEQTHALQFAAAPWLADHLRGRASALLTELSASSRRLAEARLREKLATVGRAVLHAVRGEDGTFVDGLLTPEEQDRLADVTAVMALLEGHADVAMDAVGPRTVRTVRSIRRKFEARRDGEGRSGFDVVLRRVLGMDAKIAQYRDGAAFVRAVEKEVGRDGFNAVWASPENLPTAREIADARAWVRRVHG
- the hpt gene encoding hypoxanthine phosphoribosyltransferase, coding for MEASDVAGDLENILLTEEQLGARLDEIAAQIDRDYAGKDLLLVGVLKGAVMVMADLARRLHSHVEMDWMAVSSYGSGTKSSGVVRILKDLDADLTGRNVLIVEDIIDSGLTLSWLLSNLRSRGPASVEIAAMLRKPDAAKTDVDVRYVGFDIPNEFVVGYGLDYAEKYRNLPFVGTLAPHVYSS